The DNA window ctcactgtcacactgtcatggcttactgggacacttgaatagaaataagtgttattagtaacacctgtgcttttcctactgtgacaagtcaaaataccTGCTGTGAAAAGGCCTATTAAAAGGTGTGCAGGATTTTTTAAAAGTACACATTCAAATTGTCGAACTTTCCCTTTAAATTCAACtgtctttaaataaaattaccAACCAATTGCCgacaaattcattattttttttggttaatttaTCACTTTGATTTGAtaattgaaatgtatttttgaggTTTTGCAAACACCAGCCTgtagaaaaccaaaaaacaagGAGGCGTCTCTTTGTAGTGAAGCGCAGAGCAGCTTTCTGATTTTGTTGTTGCAGAACAAAACAACTTTCTAGAGACATCTCCCATCAAGTAATGTAGCTTAAATGAGTACTGCACTCATTATACAGCCATTAAATGCATGAGACATTTATCCTTGGCctgaaacatttgtttttaaatggttttatgAGCCAAAAGTTCATTATTTATACAGTGTCATATTGGTGCAAGGTGTTGCGAGTTAATTTGATTAGCTATTAACAAAATGGATGAGCCTGCTTCACTGCAGGGTGATATGATTAGATGTGCAATTTGTTATCCTGAAATGACCTGAGGATGGGCTTTGGCTAATATGAAGTAATCATCAAATCCATTTaacaataattaaacaaaaaacatgtttaatctTAAAGGGAGTGTTTGTCGCATTAATGCTCTAGTCTCACTGACATCCTGCAAGGATAGCAAGTTTTTAACTATAATTTATAGTAtggttttcttttgtattttgagAACATACGCCCTTAATAGTGACATGTATTGACATGATATTGGTTATTGGTTTGATTCCACTCACAGATGTAGTAGTACTCCTGTCCAACGTGGAACTCATAGCCCAGCGAGAAGGCGCTGTACCGCTGGAACTTCTCCGAAAACTTGATGGGCGCGTGGGGGGCGTGGGGCCGGTTACACTCCCACCTCTTGAAGCCCAACTGGGGGTCGCAGTTCCTGTAACCACGGTAACTGACCATGTAGAGGACGTACTGCTCACCGGTGCCCACCATACGCTGGCTGTCATTGTAATGAGGGCAGTAGATGTCCAGGTAGTCGTTAACATTCACCTGCATTGTGTAGCCCTCCCTACGCagactggacacacacacacacacacacacacacacacacacagaaagaagaaacagtCAGAATGAGTATAATCACAAAGTTGCAGAATACACATATCATGTAACATTAATCAAAGGTGTTTCATTTAGACATTTAAAATAACTGAGTTTTCATGAATCTGTAATTTGTACAGGCAATTTCAAACTAACTAGAGTCAACACATCATAAGTGGACATGTTCTTGATTGCTACCCCCCAcagtaaaaatcaataaatgttaTCAGAATTTGAGGGGGGGgggtcaaaataaatgttatttaaatagAGCAATTCATGCATTACATGCAGTTAACAGTGCTTAGCAcgcacacaaaataaataaactttattaaagtaaagtaattaaattaaCATGTACAACACACGGGGTAAAATACACTACTTTTATGTGGAAAATGTGCTGAACAGTATACTCATCCTTTTCATAGTGTATTTACAACCAATGTCATTTGTACTACACACATATTATACACAATACGTTTCACTACTGTTAATATTTGAATATGCTCACATAGAGTAGTGCGTTCTCCGAtagcacgcacgcacacagacacacacatataatgtAGCTGCactatttgttgtattttatcgTAGTTAGCATGAAATTCCACAACGAATGCTGTTAACTGGCTCTAATTCCCAATTACACCTGCTACATTTTTAGATACACTTTTTTGGGCTTTTACACAACACTCACTGTCACATACATCACTGCAAAGACAACATAGCATCTCACATCATTGTATGGTATGCTGTGTTTCCATCACATGCATTTCAGCTAGAATGTTCAGAGAGTTATTGAGTTATTAATAACAcaaagcaggtgtgtgtgtaaaagtgtgtgtgtatttgtggctGCAGGGCTGCTGCATGCACAGAATGCGGAGCTGGCTCTTCAGTATGGACTGACGGCCCCAGGGCCACAGCTCCTTCTCCTAGTGTCAGCGCAGCGTTGTCCCCTAACCCCAGTGCTCGTACATCAACCTGAGCGCAACGTTGCACTCACGTCAGCCGTCAATGTCCTGGCCATACCCTCCCCTCCCAAAAAAATCTCATATATCAACGTCAACCCTAAAAAAGACTCAGCTTGACAGGAAGATAAGGTCTGAATCTGTGTAtgggagtgtatgtgtgtgtagtttgtgtgACAAAGTGAAATAGATTCTTTCCTGACATCCAAAAGCCCTCTTTTTCTCCCCATCACAGACGTGGGCCCATATCTGTGTGACAGAGACAGGTTGCAGTTGTAAATCATACACACACCGAtgagcatgtacacacacacacacacacacacacacaccaacagacgcacacacacacacacacagacacacacacacattcactcagaTGCTATAGTGGTGACATCATAAAATCACAAGGGGGCAGCAGTGTGTCATCCTCATCCTGAtgctgcctctctccctctttgccAGTTCTAGGTCACGTCTCCAGGGAgattattattcaattattaaaTGAAGATCGAAACACTGTTCCAaatgtctccctctctccatcaccTCTTACTGCTCTCTTCAAATCCTTCCTGAATTTGTCTTTCTCCCCGTGCTCTCTATTTCTCTCATCCCTTTCTTTCAAAGTAACATGAACGGAAGATTAATTGCTCAACATTCATCCTttgctctcttcctcctcctcctctgctctcctctcctcactttCTCTCATTACATCATTTACTAGCCTGCAGAAGAGATTTACTTCTTGTGGTATTAGTGGTAGAAAAAAAGCGTAAAATGCTTCAAGGGAACTATATTTATAGTGAatgcaaaaaagagagagagaggaagagagatagatggagagagaaagaacacgATGAGTTTGGTTCCACCAGGGAGGCGTGAATGCAAATTGAGTAAAAGAGCAGAGAGTGCCAGAATGGAGcagacagggaaaaaaaaagaggcagttGGAGAGTTTTACGCTACCAAAGAAAAGCAAGTTCTCTGGGATGAAGGGATAATggcagaaaagagagagagaaaaatgagggGGAGGGCAACTTGGAGCATTTTGAGTAATCTGAAAGTAAATCACTTCTCCGGGATAAAAGGTGGCTTTAGGATTcccactgtgtatgtgtgtgtgtgtgtgtgtgtgtgtttgtgtgcacatgtgcctgctttggtttgtgtgtgcCAACATGTGACATCAAAGCATCTCACTTAACCTGCCAAACTTTTATATTTGATGGAGTGACACCTTTAGGGGAATGTGTGCtctgacatacacacatgtacacactacaaaaaatacaaaaaaggagTGATTTACCATAAGTGTGTCTTAACAGCAAATCCATTATCATATAAAAGTGGCATCAGAATCCTTGAATGTTGCAATAATCTGACCATATTATGCTTTAGTTTCAGGCCGTGGATAATCAGAACATAGACGCGGCCAATTGAAGGGTAAGTTTGTGTTGAAGAGAGCATGTTTCGGGGTGGGAGTGAAGAATTAAAGGTATTAAAAccatgatttttttaatcataccTCTGCTAACTCATTAGTATACAATGACACATTACATGCACATTGAGTGAAAACCCTGTACAAGATAAAGCAATCCAATACAAAAGTCTTGGACGGACTTTATGAAACTTAGAGTGTAATCAGGGATGCACTCTTCTGGAATACTGGATCTGTACTGGCGCTGATACTGACAATTCATTAGGTTTGGTATCGGCTAGTTGTGACCAAAAAATCTGCATTGTTGTTACTAAATTTGAGAACAATACAGTTAGAATAAGGATTGTACTTTCATATTAGAGGAATGACCCTTATATCTTATATCTTCACAGTGACCCAGTACCCAGATTCTAGTTGTCTAAATAAGTGACACCTTGAAGAGGTAGAAGAAAAAGCGAGACTGATCCCTATTTATACTGTAAATTTTGAATGTCACTAGTCAATGTGTCAGAGAGGGGTTGATTTAGCTCTgtggtcatttttgag is part of the Siniperca chuatsi isolate FFG_IHB_CAS linkage group LG9, ASM2008510v1, whole genome shotgun sequence genome and encodes:
- the efna3b gene encoding ephrin-A3b isoform X3, translating into MSTSEQKSLRREGYTMQVNVNDYLDIYCPHYNDSQRMVGTGEQYVLYMVSYRGYRNCDPQLGFKRWECNRPHAPHAPIKFSEKFQRYSAFSLGYEFHVGQEYYYISTPTHHHGRSCLRLRVYVCCSTASDVDDEPEPTEPDYTLRPGLKIDDIDEFNPFVPKLEKSVSGSSPSRDRLLLTVTMLLLAALFIS